The following proteins are co-located in the Sphingobacteriia bacterium genome:
- a CDS encoding ABC transporter ATP-binding protein: MSTLPKSLYKFILYFLKPIKWYFLVLISLTILISTLPAVDGYITKYFIEYLTYDSINHLSVFKYPILFAVWWGFLNISHNICEYCLMKIIPTTRINIISHLTDYAVNHSHKYFQENFTGSIANKISEMSKSTSKIIEIFTSKILIKSLMLIFSIIAAYTTHKTFAILFSTWNVVFILGNIYLMKYIENYSKIFAKEKSKTFGRNVDLITNIANVRYFANKLFEINYLNKQLNKTRQADVNLRKFEIKTSLIKGLINNIFIGLVIYFISTLYINKQISIGDISLIIIISLNLSDNTWTLVEAISDLTEEVGTCNQALTLISKEHDIKDATNATKLVVTKGEIEFKNVHFKYLQDDWLFEDLSVKINPGSKVGLVGYSGSGKSTFINLIIRLFDINKGQILIDSQNISKITQDSLRQNISFIPQDPLLFHRSLMDNIRYGKLSASDDEVIEAAKLANAHEFIIETEQGYASLVGERGIKLSGGQRQRIAIARAILKNAPILILDEATSSLDSLTEKTIQDSLAYLMKDKTTIVIAHRLSTLLNMDRILVFDKGKIIEDANHEELLAKNGLYANLWNSQINGFITPSVI, encoded by the coding sequence ATGAGTACCTTACCTAAATCTTTATATAAATTTATTTTATATTTTTTAAAACCCATAAAATGGTATTTTTTAGTATTAATATCTTTAACTATTTTAATTAGCACACTTCCTGCTGTTGATGGGTACATTACAAAATATTTTATTGAATATCTTACTTATGATAGCATAAATCATTTATCAGTTTTCAAATATCCAATTCTTTTTGCAGTATGGTGGGGCTTTTTAAATATTTCACACAATATATGCGAATACTGTCTAATGAAAATTATTCCAACAACCAGAATCAATATTATAAGTCATTTAACAGATTACGCTGTCAATCATTCCCATAAATATTTTCAAGAAAATTTTACAGGTAGTATAGCAAATAAAATTTCTGAAATGTCTAAAAGCACTTCAAAAATTATTGAAATATTTACTTCGAAAATTTTGATTAAATCTTTAATGTTAATCTTTTCAATAATAGCTGCTTATACAACTCATAAAACCTTTGCAATTCTTTTTAGTACTTGGAACGTAGTGTTTATTCTAGGTAATATTTACCTAATGAAATATATAGAAAATTATTCTAAAATTTTTGCTAAAGAAAAAAGTAAAACTTTTGGAAGAAATGTTGATTTAATAACTAATATAGCAAATGTAAGATATTTTGCTAACAAACTATTTGAAATAAATTACTTAAATAAGCAATTAAACAAAACCAGACAAGCTGATGTTAATTTAAGAAAGTTTGAAATAAAAACTTCCCTAATTAAAGGCTTAATAAATAATATTTTTATCGGACTTGTAATTTATTTTATTTCCACTTTATATATTAATAAGCAAATAAGTATAGGAGATATATCCTTAATTATTATTATTTCTTTAAATTTAAGTGATAACACTTGGACACTTGTAGAAGCCATAAGCGATTTAACTGAAGAAGTGGGAACATGTAATCAAGCATTAACCCTTATATCCAAAGAACATGACATTAAAGATGCAACAAATGCTACAAAGTTAGTTGTTACTAAAGGCGAAATAGAATTTAAAAATGTTCATTTTAAGTATCTTCAAGATGATTGGCTATTTGAAGATTTATCTGTAAAAATTAATCCAGGTTCTAAAGTAGGGTTAGTTGGTTATTCAGGTAGTGGAAAATCTACATTTATTAATTTGATTATAAGGTTATTTGATATTAATAAAGGTCAAATTCTTATTGATAGTCAAAATATAAGTAAAATTACTCAAGATTCTTTACGTCAAAACATTTCTTTTATACCTCAAGATCCTTTACTCTTTCATAGAAGTTTAATGGATAATATCAGGTATGGTAAATTAAGTGCAAGTGATGATGAAGTCATTGAAGCTGCAAAACTTGCTAATGCGCATGAATTTATTATTGAAACAGAACAAGGATATGCTTCCCTTGTAGGAGAAAGAGGGATTAAACTTTCAGGTGGTCAAAGGCAAAGAATTGCAATTGCAAGAGCGATACTTAAAAATGCTCCAATTCTAATATTGGATGAAGCTACTTCAAGTTTAGATAGTTTAACTGAAAAAACTATACAAGATAGCTTAGCTTATTTAATGAAAGATAAAACAACAATAGTCATTGCCCATCGTCTTTCAACCCTTCTTAATATGGATAGAATTTTAGTATTTGATAAAGGTAAAATAATAGAAGATGCAAATCACGAAGAATTATTAGCTAAAAATGGATTATATGCAAATCTTTGGAATTCACAAATTAATGGCTTTATTACTCCAAGTGTAATTTGA
- the recO gene encoding DNA repair protein RecO produces the protein MQINDKALILTRKKFGESKYLLSLLTKENGKLLAYTNASRKNMASYEIGSLVSVNYSFKENSKYGFASVELIKPFALLVLDNQAKLYAITSACAIVDHIINEGEQNVVFYVALSKLLEEITHDQTWLQTYSKFELLALSESGFGLDLSKCGATEKCENLEYISPKTGAAISLEAGKEYSDRLFKLPKWLLGKGDYNLEEVYSTLKISEYFLNKHFFINKNQNISINRNCLMKYLKKELTPSSIMT, from the coding sequence ATGCAAATTAATGACAAGGCTCTAATTTTAACCAGAAAAAAATTTGGTGAGAGCAAATATTTACTAAGTCTTTTAACAAAAGAAAACGGTAAATTACTTGCTTATACAAATGCTAGTCGTAAAAACATGGCAAGTTATGAAATTGGAAGTTTAGTTAGTGTTAATTACTCATTTAAAGAAAATAGCAAATATGGATTTGCATCCGTTGAATTAATCAAACCTTTTGCACTTTTAGTGTTAGATAACCAAGCTAAACTTTATGCAATTACATCTGCTTGTGCTATAGTTGATCATATTATAAATGAAGGCGAGCAAAATGTTGTATTTTATGTCGCTCTATCTAAATTATTAGAAGAAATCACACATGATCAAACTTGGTTACAAACTTATTCAAAATTTGAACTTTTAGCGCTTTCAGAATCAGGATTTGGTTTAGATCTTTCTAAATGCGGTGCTACAGAAAAATGTGAAAATTTAGAATATATTTCTCCAAAAACTGGCGCTGCCATTTCACTTGAAGCGGGTAAAGAATATTCTGATAGATTATTTAAATTACCTAAATGGTTATTAGGAAAAGGAGATTATAATTTAGAAGAAGTTTATTCTACTTTAAAAATTTCTGAATACTTTTTAAATAAACATTTCTTTATAAATAAAAATCAAAATATTTCGATTAATAGAAATTGTTTAATGAAATATTTAAAGAAAGAATTAACTCCCTCATCAATTATGACTTAA
- a CDS encoding N-acetylmuramoyl-L-alanine amidase, which translates to MHVDIDHSYPSQNFSNRNNDQIDTIILHYTVTNFEKSLSLLTQPEFKVSSHYLIREDGKIFNLVDPNKKAFHAGMSFWRGKDNLNENSIGIEIVNNGNAPFTNAQVNSVIALCLHLKQLFPLIKDQNIIGHSDIAIGRKLDPGKFFPWEKLAETGIGLWTNLKFTSTDFEILYRLGHKDSEIYRLKELLKHVGYKVNNLNNEFDLELKMAIYAFQLHFNPTQANGEFNQATVKLATALNNYI; encoded by the coding sequence ATGCATGTTGATATCGACCATAGCTATCCTTCTCAAAATTTTAGTAACCGAAATAATGATCAAATTGATACAATTATTCTTCATTATACAGTCACGAACTTTGAGAAAAGTTTAAGTCTACTAACTCAACCTGAATTTAAAGTAAGTAGTCATTATTTAATTCGAGAAGATGGTAAAATCTTTAATTTAGTTGACCCAAACAAAAAAGCTTTCCATGCAGGCATGAGTTTCTGGCGTGGCAAAGATAATTTAAATGAAAATTCTATAGGAATAGAAATAGTAAATAATGGCAACGCTCCTTTTACAAATGCTCAAGTTAATTCAGTAATAGCTTTATGTCTTCATTTAAAACAGTTGTTTCCATTAATAAAAGATCAAAATATTATTGGTCATAGTGATATAGCTATTGGGAGAAAACTAGATCCTGGTAAATTTTTCCCTTGGGAAAAATTAGCAGAAACAGGAATAGGGCTTTGGACTAATTTAAAATTTACTAGTACTGACTTTGAAATTTTATATAGATTAGGTCATAAAGACTCTGAAATTTATAGACTTAAAGAGCTTTTAAAACATGTAGGTTATAAAGTTAATAATCTCAACAATGAATTTGATTTAGAATTAAAAATGGCAATTTATGCGTTTCAGCTTCACTTCAACCCTACTCAGGCAAATGGTGAATTTAATCAAGCTACTGTAAAACTTGCCACTGCTCTAAATAATTACATTTAA
- the ffh gene encoding signal recognition particle protein, translating into MFDSLSSSLSKIFDKITRKGKISEDDFNQAAREIRIAMLEADVALPVIKEIIEKLKEKALGANVIATVSPAQMIIKILNDLIVEVLGSEKQDLNLNTTPPAVILMVGLQGAGKTTTTAKLALKLKNERKKVLLASIDTYRPAAQEQLQILSKKIDVACTPIISDQKPIEITKRALKIAKEESYDVLILDSAGRLHTDQELIDELKEVKAITTPVETLLVADSMTGQDAVNIAKEFNEQVGVTGIILTRMDGDARGGAALSMRMVAGSPIKFMGVGEKIDEFETFHPDRITSRILGMGDIVSLVERAASQINEKEAEKVAKKVMQGHFDMNDLASQIKNMKKMGGMGTILNLLPGMKQIKEKVNEMNVNEKVFDHQLAIISSMTKQERRDPKIINGSRRKRIAQGSGRTIQEVNKLLNNFEQMQKMMKQFKNFDPKKLMRSGLGNLFPKN; encoded by the coding sequence GTGTTTGATAGTTTAAGTAGCAGTTTAAGTAAAATCTTTGATAAAATTACCAGAAAGGGAAAGATTTCTGAAGATGATTTTAACCAAGCAGCTAGAGAAATAAGAATAGCTATGCTTGAGGCAGATGTTGCCTTACCTGTTATTAAAGAAATAATAGAAAAATTAAAAGAAAAGGCTTTAGGTGCAAACGTAATTGCGACCGTTTCTCCTGCTCAAATGATTATCAAAATTTTAAACGATCTTATTGTTGAAGTTTTAGGTTCTGAAAAACAAGATTTAAATTTAAATACCACTCCACCTGCAGTAATTTTAATGGTAGGTTTACAAGGCGCTGGTAAAACAACCACAACTGCAAAACTTGCCCTTAAACTTAAAAATGAACGTAAGAAAGTTCTTTTAGCTTCAATTGATACCTATCGTCCTGCAGCTCAGGAGCAATTGCAAATTTTAAGTAAAAAAATCGATGTAGCATGCACTCCTATTATTAGTGATCAAAAACCAATTGAAATTACCAAACGAGCTTTAAAAATTGCTAAAGAAGAATCTTATGATGTATTAATTCTAGATAGTGCTGGCAGACTTCATACAGATCAAGAATTAATTGATGAATTAAAAGAAGTTAAAGCGATCACTACTCCAGTAGAAACGCTTTTAGTAGCAGATAGTATGACAGGTCAGGATGCTGTTAATATTGCTAAGGAATTTAATGAGCAAGTTGGCGTTACAGGAATTATCCTTACTAGAATGGATGGTGACGCTCGTGGAGGAGCTGCACTCAGTATGCGTATGGTTGCAGGAAGCCCTATAAAATTTATGGGTGTAGGCGAAAAGATTGATGAATTTGAAACATTCCATCCAGATAGAATAACCTCTCGTATTTTAGGTATGGGTGATATCGTTTCGCTTGTTGAGCGCGCTGCTTCGCAAATTAATGAGAAAGAAGCAGAAAAAGTTGCTAAAAAAGTAATGCAAGGTCATTTTGATATGAATGATTTAGCTTCTCAAATTAAAAACATGAAGAAAATGGGAGGAATGGGTACAATTTTAAATCTTCTTCCTGGCATGAAGCAAATTAAAGAAAAAGTAAATGAAATGAATGTAAACGAAAAAGTATTCGATCATCAATTAGCTATCATTTCATCTATGACCAAACAAGAAAGACGTGACCCTAAAATCATTAATGGCTCTCGTCGCAAAAGAATCGCTCAAGGTTCTGGCAGAACTATTCAAGAAGTTAATAAACTTCTAAATAATTTTGAGCAAATGCAAAAAATGATGAAGCAATTTAAAAACTTTGACCCTAAAAAATTAATGAGATCAGGGCTTGGAAACTTATTTCCAAAAAACTAA
- a CDS encoding uracil-DNA glycosylase family protein, with product MKLEELKEQIATYVENDPLAPKGSYPILQISTSAKLLIIGQAPGVRAQVSGLPFNDASGNRLRSWLNISREQFYDKNLVAIVPMGFCYPGPDKYGYDKAPNIQHAKLWHKLLFDLMPNIELTLLVGGYSQKYYLGNKAKATMTETLHYWREYLPKYIVLPHPSWRNTGWLNKHTWFEKELIPELRKRVQKALSI from the coding sequence ATGAAATTAGAAGAATTAAAAGAACAAATAGCCACATATGTAGAAAATGATCCTTTAGCACCTAAAGGCTCTTATCCTATATTACAAATAAGTACAAGCGCAAAATTATTAATTATAGGACAGGCGCCAGGTGTAAGAGCGCAAGTTTCAGGGCTTCCTTTTAATGACGCCTCAGGGAATAGACTTAGATCTTGGTTAAATATTTCAAGAGAACAATTTTATGATAAAAACCTGGTTGCAATAGTTCCTATGGGTTTTTGCTATCCTGGACCTGATAAATATGGTTATGATAAAGCACCTAATATTCAACATGCAAAACTTTGGCACAAGCTACTTTTTGATTTAATGCCAAACATTGAACTTACTTTACTAGTTGGCGGATATTCACAAAAATATTATTTAGGCAATAAAGCTAAAGCAACAATGACTGAAACACTTCACTATTGGCGTGAATATTTACCAAAATATATTGTATTACCCCATCCAAGCTGGCGTAATACCGGTTGGCTTAATAAACATACATGGTTTGAAAAGGAATTAATTCCTGAGTTAAGAAAGCGTGTTCAAAAAGCCTTAAGTATATAA
- a CDS encoding M48 family metallopeptidase, whose protein sequence is MLVKTEEDKFDWVNGERVINFKLLPSRRKTYSISICSKSSITIKVPKRFNQTEVVSLINKYEAWIFKKLKENSFKIKTPILPINFQNGEVFLLLGKECNLKLNSSVRNSVRFENSNLYIDYVGFYNKEKIIKLFSNWYENFLTTVFNELIVKALQTFVLPPKIQISLKTRLMKARWGSMSKKGEMTLNRRLIHTHFECIEYVIMHELCHTYHFNHSPKFYALLKFYIPDWKAKKEKLKLYT, encoded by the coding sequence ATGTTAGTTAAAACAGAAGAAGATAAGTTTGATTGGGTAAATGGTGAAAGGGTAATTAACTTTAAGCTACTACCTTCACGTAGAAAAACTTATTCTATATCAATTTGTTCTAAAAGTTCTATAACTATCAAAGTTCCAAAAAGATTTAATCAAACTGAAGTCGTATCTTTAATTAATAAGTATGAGGCTTGGATTTTTAAAAAGTTAAAAGAAAATAGTTTTAAAATTAAAACCCCAATTTTGCCAATTAATTTTCAAAATGGGGAAGTATTTCTTTTATTAGGTAAAGAATGTAATTTAAAGCTTAATTCAAGTGTTAGAAATAGTGTTAGGTTTGAAAATTCTAACCTTTATATTGATTACGTTGGTTTTTATAATAAGGAAAAAATTATAAAGTTATTTTCTAATTGGTATGAAAATTTTCTAACTACTGTTTTCAATGAATTAATTGTAAAGGCGTTACAAACTTTTGTATTGCCACCTAAAATTCAAATTTCTCTTAAGACAAGACTTATGAAAGCTAGATGGGGCAGTATGTCAAAAAAAGGTGAAATGACATTAAATAGAAGATTGATTCATACCCATTTTGAATGTATCGAATATGTTATTATGCATGAGTTATGTCATACATATCATTTTAACCATAGCCCTAAATTTTATGCTTTGTTAAAATTTTATATACCTGATTGGAAAGCAAAGAAAGAGAAATTGAAATTATATACTTAA
- a CDS encoding YdiU family protein: MEKFCLNFENKYASLPSDFYTKMLPEKVSKKPFLVHANKEAAKLIDLDPATFLDKNFVEYFAGNKQLQGSENLAMVYAGHQFGYYVPKLGDGRAILLGQVRNKNGELVDIQLKGSGKTPYSRFADGRAVMRSSIREYLCSEAMFGLSIPTTRALCVIGTNEPVMREGLEPGAIVTRISTGSNIRFGHFEYFYYSGKPEALKQLIDHVITEYFHISPNGNYYIDWFKEVVSRTAKLIANWQAVGFQHGVMNTDNMSITGLTIDYGPFGFMEEYDENWIANHSDHSGRYAFNQQPSIGMWNLYALAYSLQDIIPIEETNEIIKGYKTILGETYSNLMLKKIGLVEKEFKDNNLWVELLEIMQESKADYTLTFRKLSDVNEKNDNNFWLNILDNSEKAKEWLSKYFAKLKVLNQNNEERKLRMNKINPKYVFRNWIAETAIRAAEDNCNYSIIDNLINILQNPFDEHEEFNHFASQAPSHLRNLWVSCSS, from the coding sequence ATGGAAAAGTTTTGTTTAAATTTTGAAAATAAGTATGCAAGCTTGCCGTCAGATTTTTATACTAAAATGCTCCCTGAAAAAGTCTCTAAAAAACCTTTTTTAGTTCATGCAAATAAAGAAGCAGCAAAATTAATTGACCTCGATCCAGCTACTTTCCTAGATAAAAATTTTGTTGAATATTTTGCAGGAAATAAGCAATTACAGGGAAGTGAAAATCTTGCAATGGTATATGCGGGGCATCAATTTGGTTACTATGTTCCTAAGTTAGGAGATGGAAGAGCAATTTTACTTGGGCAAGTTAGAAATAAAAATGGTGAATTAGTAGATATACAATTAAAAGGTTCTGGTAAAACCCCTTATTCACGTTTTGCAGATGGTAGAGCGGTTATGCGTTCATCAATTAGAGAATACTTGTGTAGTGAAGCTATGTTTGGTTTAAGCATACCTACAACTCGAGCTCTATGTGTAATTGGAACAAATGAACCGGTAATGCGCGAAGGGCTTGAGCCAGGAGCGATTGTTACCCGTATTTCGACAGGTTCAAATATTCGTTTTGGTCATTTTGAATATTTTTATTATTCAGGTAAACCAGAAGCTTTAAAACAATTAATCGATCATGTTATCACAGAATATTTTCACATTTCTCCTAATGGTAATTATTATATCGATTGGTTTAAAGAAGTGGTAAGCCGAACAGCAAAATTGATAGCCAATTGGCAAGCTGTAGGATTTCAGCATGGTGTAATGAACACTGATAATATGTCAATTACAGGGCTTACAATTGATTATGGACCTTTCGGGTTTATGGAAGAATATGATGAGAATTGGATAGCTAATCATTCAGATCATTCTGGAAGATATGCCTTTAACCAACAACCCTCAATCGGAATGTGGAACTTATATGCTTTAGCTTACTCACTTCAAGATATTATCCCCATTGAAGAAACTAATGAAATAATAAAGGGATATAAAACAATTTTAGGTGAGACTTATAGTAATTTAATGTTAAAAAAAATAGGTTTAGTAGAAAAAGAATTTAAAGATAACAATCTATGGGTTGAATTATTAGAAATAATGCAAGAATCAAAAGCAGATTATACTTTAACGTTTAGAAAGTTATCAGATGTTAATGAAAAAAATGATAATAATTTTTGGCTTAATATATTGGATAATTCCGAAAAAGCAAAAGAATGGTTAAGTAAATATTTTGCAAAGTTAAAAGTATTAAATCAAAATAATGAAGAAAGAAAATTAAGAATGAATAAAATAAATCCTAAATATGTTTTTAGAAACTGGATAGCTGAAACTGCTATTAGAGCAGCCGAAGATAATTGTAATTATTCAATTATAGATAATTTAATTAATATTTTACAAAACCCATTTGATGAACATGAGGAGTTTAATCATTTTGCATCTCAAGCACCAAGCCATTTAAGAAATTTATGGGTTTCTTGTTCTTCATAA